In the genome of Deinococcus ruber, the window CCTGCGGAATCGTTGGTGGTACCGAGCTTTCTGCAGGCTTCCTGCCCGGTCAGCAGCGGGGGTCAGCCTTGGATGGGCGCGTGCTCCATCTCCACGTACACGCCCGACATGTCCTGGCCGTCCAGCACGGAAAAACCCAGCCGGGCATACAGCCGCCGCGCCGGATTCGACTGCTCGACGTGCAGACGCAGCGGCAGACCGAGGGCCGCCGCACGCCGCAGTTCTTCCTGAATCAGCCACGTTCCCAGCCCAGCGCCGCGCAACTGGGGAAGCAGCGCGATATCGAGCAGAGCCTGATAGGCCGCCGTCTGCCAGCGGTACAGCCGCCCGACGGGCACGCCGTCCAGCTCGACGATCAGCCGCTCTGCACCGGGATAATTCGACGCATACTGCTGCTCCTGCGCCCGCGTCTGAAGATTCAGCAGCGCCGCCCGCTGATCTGGCGGCAGGGGCAACGCCTCCAGATCGGGCCGGGTGCTGACGTAGACCCGCGCCA includes:
- a CDS encoding GNAT family N-acetyltransferase produces the protein MSDPARPTLRSATPDDEAFLARVYVSTRPDLEALPLPPDQRAALLNLQTRAQEQQYASNYPGAERLIVELDGVPVGRLYRWQTAAYQALLDIALLPQLRGAGLGTWLIQEELRRAAALGLPLRLHVEQSNPARRLYARLGFSVLDGQDMSGVYVEMEHAPIQG